The DNA segment GAGCACACGCAGAACGCCGCGCAGTTCGTTCCCGGGAAGTGATCAGACTTCGGTGAGGGGGTTGGAGCCACGTTCCCCTGCTGACCCGCTGGATCAGTACGCACACGATACTAGTATCGCGTTCACAACAGATATGCAGTTCAGCATCACCTCCAACGGTCGCTGCGTAGTCGTCCAGTCGGTCGATCTCCGACACCGCTGCGTCGAACACGATCCGCGTTCGGCCGGTGTGCTACCTCTACAGTCTACTGACGTCCGATCAGCGGTTTACCGACGTCCGGCCAGTAGTCCACCGACGACGACCAGCAGACCGTCGCCGGCCGGCCAGTGGCCTGCCGGCGTGGCCCTTACCCGTGGTGGCCCCCAATGTATTGTATGAACGTTCCACAACCACTCAGAGACGCGACGGAGCGCGGTATCGTCATCCGAACGGACGAACTCCCCGAGGGCGGTCGTATCGTCGTCGACTTCGGTCCCGACGCCGGCGACGCCACCGTCGACGTCGTCGACGACACCGTTATCGTGGTCACCGGCGACCAGCAGTTCGAGTTCGACCTGCCGCCCGAGGCGACGTCGGTCACCGAGCGAAACGGCGTCCTGACCATCACGGAGTAGTCGCCCGGCACAGACACGGTGCACGCCACGGTGAGGTCGAACCGCGCTACGGCCGGGTCGAGGCTCCCCACGGCCAGTTCGGATCTCGCCGTCGTCCTGCGACCGACCCCGTCGGAGGTATCGGACCGTCCCGTCGACCGACCCATCGAGTTATACCGGAGCGGACCCACGTCCGATTCGGACCAGCCATGCGGCCGTTCCCGCACACGCCGAGTCACGAGACCGTCGACGACGATCGCTTCGCGTCCGGCCACCTGTGGCTCCTCGAACTGATCGACGGCGTGCCCCTCCGCGTCCAGCTTCGGGAGTCGGGACTGCTCCGCTTCGGCGACGGAACGCGCGCGTTCGACGGTCCGGACGACGTCCCACTCTCACTCCGTCACGCCGTTCGCCACGTCCGCGACCGATTCGACCGCGAGTCGCTCCGCGACGCCGTCGACGACGTGGAGTCGGTGACCGTCTACGGCGTGGCGACGACACGTCGATCGATCGACTACGACTGGGACCGGCTCCCGCCGTTCCTCGGCGTCGACGTCCGGGACGGCGACGCAGTCCTCCCGCCGGACGCCGTCGACGCGATCGTCGACCGCCTCGGCCTTGAGCCCGTCACCGTCGTCGACCGCGAGGTCAGGGCGCGCGACTTCGATCCCGACGTCGATGCATTTCCGCGATCGGCGTGGTACGACGGTCCCGTCGCGGGTCTGCTCGTGAAGAATAAACGCGGCGGGAGAGCCGCGGTGGAACACCCCGACATCGGCGATCCCGATCCGTCGGGCGATCCGGACCTGGCGAGCGACGCCGACCCATCGAACGACCACGCGGCGACCGACGTGGCCGACGCGTTCGCGACCGACCACCGGCTCGAACGACTCGCCCGCTCGCTCGAGTCGCGAAATCGGCCCGTCGACTACGACACACTCCGCGACCGGACGCTTGAGGCGATCGCTCGCGAAGCGGTGCCGACCCACTCCGACGGCGCCAGAGACGGCGTCATCGACGCCGCCGTCGACGTCGACACGCTCCGCACCGCGGTGGGCGAACGGACGCAGGCGTTTCTCGCGAACCGCGAGCACTGGGACTGACGCCGGTAGACGCCGCCCCCCCAGCGATGCGGCGGGCCCGGTGTCGGTTCCGCCGCTTCGATCACTCCGCTTGCTCGCCCGTCGCGATCGGCGCGTTGACGAGGTTCCCCCACTCGGTCCAGGACCCGTCGTAGTTCATGGTGTCCTCGTAGCCGAGCAGTTCGTGGAGGGCGAACCAGGCGACTGAGGCGCGCTCGCCGATGCGGCAGTAGGTGATCGTAGACTCTTCGCCGGTGATGCCGGCCTCGGCGTACAGGCCTTCGAGTTCCTCGCGCGATTTGAACAGGCCCTCGTCGTCCGTGACGTCCGCCCAGGAGATATTCTTCGCGCCCGGAATGTGACCCCCGCGGCGGGCGGTCTCGGTCATGTCCGGCGGGGCGACGACCTCGCCCGTGTACTCTTCGGGCGAGCGGACGTCGACGAACGAACACCCGCGTTCCAGCCCGAGTTCGACGTCTTCACGGTAGGCACGGATCGTCTCGCGGGGACCACCGACGTCGTACTCGACGGCCGTGTACTCGGGGACCTCGTCGGTCGTGGGGTACTCGTGTTCGAGCCAGTACTCCCGCCCGCCGTCTAGCAGGCGGACGTCGTCGTGGCCCTGGTACTGGAGCTGCCAGTAGGCGTAGGCGGCGAACCAGTTGGCGTTGTCGCCGTAGAGGACGACGGTGGTGTCGTTCTCGATGCCGTGTGCACCGAGGAGGGCGGCGAGTTCGTCCGGGTCTCGCAGGTCGCGACGCGTCTGGTCGCGCAACTGGGTCTTCCAGTTGAAGCCGACGGCGCCGGGGAGGTGCGCCTCGTCGTAGGCGGCCGTGTCGACGTCGACCTCGACGAGCCGGTAGTCGGGGTCGTCGCTCTGGAACTCGTCGAGTCGGTCAGCGACCCAGTCGGGCGAGACGAGGACGTCGGTCGAGTGATCTGCCTGGGACATAGTATCCTCTCCGAACGCGTCGCATAAATACTATTTCCATCGTCTCGTTGGGTGAAAATACTCGATGCTCCGCTGTCTCGTTCACCCGCAGACACA comes from the Halovivax cerinus genome and includes:
- a CDS encoding sulfurtransferase, translating into MSQADHSTDVLVSPDWVADRLDEFQSDDPDYRLVEVDVDTAAYDEAHLPGAVGFNWKTQLRDQTRRDLRDPDELAALLGAHGIENDTTVVLYGDNANWFAAYAYWQLQYQGHDDVRLLDGGREYWLEHEYPTTDEVPEYTAVEYDVGGPRETIRAYREDVELGLERGCSFVDVRSPEEYTGEVVAPPDMTETARRGGHIPGAKNISWADVTDDEGLFKSREELEGLYAEAGITGEESTITYCRIGERASVAWFALHELLGYEDTMNYDGSWTEWGNLVNAPIATGEQAE